In Candidatus Binatia bacterium, the sequence AGCCATCCTTCCCCTCGTCGAGGGACCATCCGCTCTCGAGGCGCCGCCAGAAAACCTTTTCGCGCAATGTCCCGGCGAGGCTCGGAACATCGGTTCCGAGCGAGGTGAAGGTCTGAATGCTGAGGTTGGCGCGCGGAATGTCTTCGGACGCGATGTCGAGTTTGAATTGAGCGACCCCGTCAACGAGAGGAACGCCGGTTTTCTCGATATGGAGATCCTCGGCGAGTACGCCCAGGACGGGTCTGGCTGTGGCCCCGATGATCGCACGAGCGACAGGCTGGCCCTGCGGTAACCCGAAGCGCTCAGGCCCGAGCCGTTCCTGAACCACCCATCGCGGCTCCGGTTCGCTGCAGCCGCTGTTGAGCAGGAAGGCGGTGGCGACGGCAGCGATGGCGTGAATCCACTTCATCAGCTTCCTACTTTCGCAGATACAGGCTGGCTGCGGACACCCGGGTGTCTCCTCGCCAAGTTTCGAGACGAAAGGCAAGCTCCCCATCTGCGCCATCGAGTTCTTTCACGCGGAAGTCCAATTCTTCCCCGGGCCCGCTAAACGCACGTATCTTCACGCCGCTGACCTTGATGATCTCCGGCAGGGAGCCATCGGCGCGAGCGGCATAGGCGCGCCTGGTTGCGTCGATCTGGGTTTGCAGAAGCAGAGTCGCCGGAAAGACCGGTTGCCTCGGAAAGTGATCGGCGTAGATGGCAGACTCGGACGGAAGTCGAAACGAGGCGCTGAATCCTTCACCGGCAATCACCGGCTGGCACGTGATCTCGGGCTCGTAATCCTCGGGAACCACTGGTGGCCGGGGTGGTATTCCTGCCCCGCAGAGAAGCTCATAAAGATTTTCGATGCGTGCCTTGTCATCAAATTCCTCAATCGGGAGGAGGGGCCCAATCGCTCGCTGCAGGGTCAGGCAGACCTCGCCATCGCAATTGGCGGATCCTTGGTAGGAGATGGCTTGATGCCGAATCGAAGTCACCTTCACCTCGATTTCGATCGGCATACCGGCGCGGGGGACTCGGAAGACTTCGACCAGGCCCGCGGACGCAGCAACTGGCCGGTAGTCGAATTTCAGCTGCGGCATAGCCGTCCACGAAGCGAGTTGCCCGACGGCTTCTACCAGCAGGCCAAGCGGGAGGACTTCGGTCGGGAAAGAAGGCCGGTGAATTCCTTCGGCGCGCTCACCCGGACGAATGCATGTGATTTGATCAACCAGTTGGAAAGACATTTCTACAAGCCTGAAAATGCTTTAGCATAAAATTCTGGAGGTTCTCGATTGTGTGCAGACCTCCGGAGCGGATCGAGGCAAGTTCAACTATGAAACTTCAGAAGAATCCAGTGGTTCGGGGCATTTGGGCTCTGGCGTTCTGCGTCATTCTGCCAGTGAGCGCGATAGCGGGGGATGGTCTCGAGCGCGCGTTGGCCAAGGGCGAAGAGGTGCGAGTGCTGGTGCGCATGGCGTTGCCTGAGGCGCCTTCCAAGGCACGCGGCATGAGCCGGGAGACCGGACGGCGTGAGCGTATCGCCCGGGCGGGGCGTCGCGTGGCAGAGCGGCTTGGTCGGCGAGGCTCTGCTCGTGTGGTACGTCGTTTCTCAGACGTCCCCTGGATGGCGCTCGCCGCCGATGCGAGTGCGGTGGCCGCTCTAAGAGCCTCTCCCGACGTGACTTATGTCGGTCTGGACCGCCTCGAGCGTATTTCTCTTCTGGAATCGACGCCCTTGATCGGCGCTACAAAACTGAACCAGGAAGGACTTCGCGGCAAGGGATGGTCCATCGCGATCATTGATACCGGGGTGGATGCAAGCCACCCATTTTTGGGCGGCCGGGTCGTGCGCGAGGCTTGTTTCTCCCTCGAGGGTAGCTGTCCTGACGGTTCTACCCAAATGATCGGTCCAGGGGCCGCCGAACCCTGTGACTTCGCGCCCGATGCCTGCGCGCACGGGACACACGTGGCGGGCGCGGCGGCCGGCAGCGGACGGACCGGGTTCGGGGTGGCGCCAGAGTCCGATCTGATCGCGATTCAGATTTTCACCGAATTTACAGGCGAGGATTGCGAAGACGCCGGGGAGGACCCGTGCGCGCTGTCCTACCTCTCGGACATCGCGCTGGCGCTGGAGCATGTCTACTCCCTGCGCAACGAGATGCCAATCGCGGCCGTGAACCTCAGTCTGGGTGGCGATTTGTTCTCGTCCGTCAGCGAATGCGAGGCGGCAGATCCCCGCACCGAGATCGTGGGCCTGTTGCGGGATGCAGGGATCGCTGTGGTTGCAGCGGCCGGGAACGAGGGTTCCTCCGATTCGCTGACGACTCCGGCCTGTCTGGGGGATGTGTTGAGCGTATCGTCGAGCACGGATGCGGACGATATCTCGTCTTTCTCGAACACCGCGCCTTTTTTGGACTTCTTCGCGCCCGGGGACCGGATCGTATCGGCATTCCCGGGCGGTTCATATCGTTCCGCATCGGGATCCTCGCAGGCCACGCCACATATCTCAGGCGCCTACGCGCTTCTCTTTGAAGGTCTGGGGCGCTCCGAACTTGAGCTCGCGACTGAAGCTCTGCGTGTATCTGGCGTGCCGATCGTCGACTCTCTATCTGGCAACAGTTTTCCCCGAGTGCAGCTCGATTCGGCGATCGAGCTGCTCGAGAGGGATCGCCGCGCGACTGGTCTGCAAATTACTCCCGATCGGAAGCGGACGTTGCTCAGCAAGGATCTTGCGAACGAGAGATGGGCGATCGTGCTGAATGCGGATGACGGCACGGTCTCGGGGAATGTTTTTCTCGACAATGGCGGCGAACCCGCCTTCGTTTCGTGCGAGGGGATAGGTGACGACGGGGCAGCTGATCCGGCAAGCCGGCAACTGCGATTTGCATGCGAGGGCGCGCCCAAATGTGCCGGGGCCTGCTCGACGGAAGATTGGGCTGCGCTTGGTTCGGTCGAACTTCCGGGGGCCTTCTTCCTCCCCCGGGATCGGTACCCCTTGCCGTCGCGCACGACTCGCAACGGAGCGGCGGCCTCGGATTCCAGTGCAGGTGTTCGGGAGATCAAGTCTCGCGGTCGAACCTTGATCAGCAAGGACGCCGGCGGCAAGCGCTGGGCCATCGCCTGGAACGAGGACGGTACAGTTACCGGCAACGTCTACGACCCTGCCGGAGGGCCGCCCCAATTTGTCTGGTGCGCTCCGCTTGGCGACGATGGAAATAGTTCGTTGGCGGATCGAGTCTACCGGTTCCGGTGCGAAGGAGCCGACCCGTGTTTTGCCGATACCTGTGGTCCCGATACGTGGACGAATATCGGGGAGGTTGCCTTGCCCGGGTCTTTCTTTCAGCCCTGAGGGACTTCTTCGAGCTTGGCGCAGAAAGTTGCCAGGCCCTCTTGCCAGCTCGGCAGTTCAATCGGCGGATTGCGACTCGTACTGAGGGGGGCATAAGCCGGGCGGTGGGCCGGTCTGGGAAATGCTTCGGTGGCTACTGGCGAGACCTCGACATCGATTTTCAGGTTCTCGAGCAGCGCTCGGGTAAAGTGGAACCAACTCGTCTCTCCTCGACCAGCCATATGCCATGTCCCATAAGCGGTTTGGGTCATCAGCCGCGCGATTCCTTCCGCGAGATGCGGCGCGTAGGTCGGCGATCCTATCTGGTCGTCAACCACTCGCAGGGGCCCGTTGGCCGCCAGGCGGATCATGGTGCGTGGAAAGTTGTTTCCCTGTTCGTGGAACACCCATGCGGTGCGTACGATATGGTGGCGCGGGTTGATCCTCCTCACAGCTTCTTCGCCTGCGAGCTTGCTGGCCCCATAGACGGAACGAGGCCGGGGCGTGTCGGTTTCGACGTAGGGTCGGCCGGTTTCTCCGTCGAAAACGTAATCGGTGGAGACATGAACCAAAATGGATTGGCAGGCTGCGGTCGCGACTGCCAGATTTCGGGGGCCTATGGCATTTGTGCGATAGGCCGCCGCGATATCGGTTTCGCTCCTGTCAACCTGATTCCAGGCCGCCGCGTTGACGACGATATCCGGGCTGTGTCGGCCGATCATCTCGGCGACGTTCTCCGCGTTGGCGATATCGAGAGTCTTTCGACTGCAAGCAACGACTTCGTGATCGCGGAGAGCTTCGGGGAGGGATCGGCCCAGCTGGCCGTCGGCACCTGCGACCAGGATTTTCATGGCTGCTTGATCCAGGCCTTTTGCAAATCCATCTCCCAGTCGGCCAGCGGTTTACCGACGCGATCCTTTTCGGAAAGAATGGGCTCTCCCACAGGCCAGATTACGCCCACGGCGGGGTCATTCCACAAGAGACAGAGTTCATGGCTCGGGTCATAGATATCCGAGCATTTATATTCGACCTGCGCCGTGTCGCTGAGGACGCAGAATCCGTGCGCGAAGCCGATGGGTACATAAATTTGCCGGAAGTTTTCCGCCGATAATTCAACCGAGAGCCACTCGCCGAAGGTCGACGAATCGGGTCGAATGTCCACGACGACGTCGAGGATCGAGCCTTCGATTGCCCGGACCAATTTCGCCTGCGGGTGCGACAGTTGAGCGTGCAGTCCGCGCAAGGTGTCACGACAACTCCGGGAGTGATTGTCCTGAACAAAGGTCGCCTCGATTCCGGCCTCGAAATAGCGGTCGGCATGGTAGGTCTCGACGAAGAAGCCCCGGTCGTCGCCGTGAACTTTGGGGTCAATCAAAAGGACTCCAGCAAGTTTTGTTGTGGCGACTTTCACCCCTCGGGTCCTTCCTGTGCGAGCATTCGGATGAGGTACTGACCATAGGAGGTCTTGGCTAGCGGCTGGGCGAGTCTCTCGACGTCCTCGGCCGAGATATAGCCTTTGCGCCAGGCGATCTCCTCGAGGCAAGCCACCTTCAAACCCTGACGTTCCTCGATCGCCTGGATGAAGTTCCCTGCCTGCAGCAAAGCCTCGTGTGTGCCCGTATCCAGCCAGGCAAGCCCGCGTCCCATGCGTTCGACCTGAAGCGAACCGTCTTCGAGGTATTTGCGATTGATGTCGGTGATTTCCAACTCGCCCCGAGGCGAAGGCGCCAGATTCCGGGCCAGGTCCACAATCCGGTGATCGTAAAAATAGAGACCGGTGACAGCCCACGAAGACTGCGGGTGCGAGGGCTTCTCTTCCAGACCAACGGCGCTGCCGGAGGAATCGAATTCCACCACCCCGTAGCGCTCGGGGTCCGATACCCAATAGCCGAATACGGTGGCGCCATCCTCGCGCTGGCTGGCGCGTTGGAGCATGTCGGTAAGCCCCTGTCCGTAAAAAATATTGTCTCCGAGAGCGAGAGCTACGCGTCCACCCTGAAGAAATTTCTCGCCGATCAGAAATGCCTGAGCGATCCCTTCCGGGCGTTCCTGGACTGCATATTCCAACTTGAGACCGAGTTCGGAGCCGTCGCCGAGCAACCGCTGGAAGGCGTCTTGCTCGTGAGGCGTCGTGATGACCAGGATCTCGCGAATCGAAGCCAGCATGAGTGTCGACAGAGGGTAATAGACCATCGGCTTGTCGTAGATGGGCAGCAGCTGCTTGCTGGTGGCGCGAGTAACGGGATGCAGGCGCGTGCCGGCTCCCCCTGCCAGGAGAATTCCGCGAATCGGTGTACTCATGAGCGACTCCCGAGGCCCAGCCGGGCCCGATCGTATTGGTCTTGTTGTACCTGCTGACACCATTCCGGGTTGTCGAGGTACCATTGCACCGTCGAGCGAAAGCCCTCACTCACGCCGACCGAAGGCTCCCACTTCAGCTCACGGGCCGCCTTGCTGCCATCAATGGCGTAGCGGCGGTCGTGTCCGGGGCGGTCGGTCACAAACTTGCGGAGCTCGCGGTAGTCGTTCAGGCCGCGCTTTTGCAAGGATGGATTTTGTGCGGCTGGTCTTTGCTCCTCCAACAGGCTGCAGAGAGCGTCGATCACCTCGAGATTGGTACGTTCGCCGCCGCCACCCAGATTGTATTTCTCGCCCGGTTGGCCGCGGTGCAGGACGTTCAGAATGCCGTCGCAATGATCTTCGACGTAGATCCAGTCGCGCACGTTGCTGCCATCGCCGTAGACCGGAAGATCAATGCCCTCGAGGGCGTTCAGGATCATCAAGGGAATCAATTTTTCGGGGAACTGGAAAGGGCCGTAGTTATTGGAACAGTTCGTGAGAAGTGTCGGCACGCCGTACGTATGAAACCAGGCGCGCACCAGATGGTCCGCCGAGGCTTTGCTGGCTGCGTAGGGGGAGTTCGGCGCGTAGGGCGTGGTTTCTGCAAAAGAACCTTCCGGACCGAGACTCCCATAGACTTCGTCCGTCGAGACGTGCAAAAAACGAAACTGTGCCTGCTCGGAATCGTTCAGCTTGGTCAGGAGTTGTCGGGACGCCTCAAGTAATTGGAAAGTTCCCAGAATATTGGTTTTCAGAAACTCGTCCGGACTCTCAATCGAGCGATCTACGTGCGATTCGGCTGCAAAATTCAGGATCCAGCGGGGTTTTTCGGCAAGCACCAACGCGCGGGTCTTGTCGGGGTCAGCGATATCACCTTCGACCACCTCGAGACGTTCCGGATCGAGGCCGGCGAGCGAGATCGGGTTGCCCGCATAGGTGAATTTGTCGAGGACGAGGATTCGTGCGGCTGTCCTCTGCAAAGCCAGGCGGACAAAATTGGCGCCGATGAATCCGGCTCCGCCTGTGACGAGCATTGTTTCCATGCCAGACGATATACCCGAGGTCCGGGAAGCCTGCCACCGCCGCAGTCGTTTGACTGGCGCTCAAGGCAGGGGAGCGTGGCCCTGGCCCAGCAAATCCAGCAGAGATTTCACTGGCTGGAACGTCTCTCGAGGCACCTCGACGAACACCGTGGTCCAGCGGGCCATCGACCCATTCCAGAGGCCGGGATGCTCAAGCGCGCGCAGGTCGCGACCTTCACTGGATTTTTGCGCGACAAATACGGCGTTGTGATCGACGAAGTCGGCCAGACGGAAAGCCTCCCCGTCGGATTTTCGTAATGAGCAGACCATATCGGTGGGATTGAAATGCGTGGCGGCATCAAGGTGCCGGGTCTGGCTGACTTCGTCGGGATCAATCTCGGCGGTTTCGACGATCTGCAACGAGAGACGATGGTCGTCGCCGCGGACCCAGAAGGGGCCGCCTCCGGGGTCTCCCGTATTCGCGACGACGCCACAGACCCGCATGGGGCGGGCGCGGACCTCGGCAAGGAGTACCTCCTCGCGTGCGTCGCTCTGGATTCCGAGGTCGTTGCGAATGAACTGCGCCGCCTGCGCCCGGAGGTCGGCATCTTCAGGTGCTGCTTTGAGGCGATCGATCCAGAGCCCCGTGTCCCGCTCCAATTGAGCAAGCAGACCGCCGAGAATCCGTCGCCAGGCCAGAATCTGTGCGCGCCGATCCTCGGGAACGATATTGTCGATGTTCTTGATGAAGACAAAGTCCGCGGGCAGTTGGTCGAGGTTTCGAATCAAGGAGCCATGCCCCCCCGGTCGAAAAAGCAGACTCCCATCGCGCTGCCGAAATAATTCGCCATTTTCGTCCAGAGCAATGGTGTCTGTGGCCATTGACTGAGTCGAGAAGCTGACGTCGAGCCGGGATTGAGAGGATGCTTCGACTGCGGCGCGTCTGAGATCGAGTGTCTCGCTGAAGCGCTGCTGGTGTTGCGGTGAGACCGTGAAGTGACATCGCGCGAGACCGCTCTTGTCGGGCAGGAGCTCGGCAGCTTCTCGGAGATGTTCTTCGAAGGCCGTCCGAGCGCCGGAGGCGTAAAGGTGAAATGGGAGCAGCCCCTTTGGTTCCGCTGGAAGGTTGAGGCCGGTCGGCTCGAGGAGAATGCGGGCCAGCTGCGTATAGTCGCCCTGCGCCAACTGTTCAGCCAGTGGGGGTGCCTCCGTCTTGCAAGCCTGGCGCAGGGCTTCCCGGATGGCCAGATGATCGATCTGCTCGAACATGGTGAGGAGATCGTGGTCTTCCTCGTAGTTGGATGCGTGCAGGCTGGAACGACTCAGGGGCCGCCCGCTGCTCAACGCGGCCAGAAAGCTCTTGAACATTCGGGAGGCGGCGCCGGAGGCGGGTACAAAAGAGAGATAGCGGCCGCTCATGGCGGCGCGATCGAACTCGGCGCTGCAGGCCTCCTTCTCGGCTTCGGATAGTTGCCGAATGCCATCGCCGAGAGTCGCCGGCCGATCCAGGTCCCGATAAGTCGCTCGACCCGCGAGCAGGGCCCGCTGCCGCTCGATCTCGTCCGGGGAGAGTTCGTGCGCTTCGATGAGCGCATGGTCGGCGTCGCTGAGCTTGAGGGGCCGTCTATCAATCATGTGCGAGCGAGATAACACGTCGGGTGGGCCCGGGAAATGGGTTCGTTTTGGCCGTGGCGTGCTGTTTGGTAGATGGATAGCTTCTGGTGCCCCAACCATGAGCAATGACAAGGAATTGATATCCACAGACCCGGAGGATGGCGGTGGAACTGCCACTCGAATTCTGGATGCTGCGGAAGGGCTGTTTGCGGACGCGGGCTTCGCGGGGGTGTCGGTGCGGGAGATTGCCGGCGCGGTGGGCTTGAATCAGGCGAGCATTTATAACCATTTCTCGAGCAAGCGAGCACTCTACGAGGCGGTTCTCGATCGCGGCTTTACACCCCTGCGCGATACTCTTGCGGCCGCAGCCCTGTCTCTTGACGAACCGGGGGCCGGAGACCGACTTTTGGAAGAGCTCTCGGAGCAGCTTTGGCGCTCACCGAATCTGCCTCGACTGATCCAACGCGAAATTCTCGATGACGGAGAATATCTCGAACGTCTGTCAGAGCAGTGGTTGCGGCCAATTTACGAAGAAGGTCGAGCCGCGATGGAGAAATCCGCCTGGGCGGCCAGCTGGGATAGTGATTCTGACTCTTTGATCATCCTTCTGATGTACCACTTGATTTTTGGGTACTTTTTCTCGGCTCCGCTGACCCGACGGGTTCTTGGCGTCGAACCGTCATCGGAGGCGATGCGCCATCGTCAGATCGAGTTTCTGAAGCTGGCGGCGCAACGCCTCATGGTCACACGCTGAAGCGGCTGACGACCCACTTTTTTGCGGATCGCATTCCGCTTGGAGGTAAAGGGGCCTAGATAGCGCCCTTGATCTCGGTTTCGCCGGGTCCGACCTCGGTTCGCTGTTCCAACGAGACGTAGTCCCGCGGAGCAGCCCCGATATAGAGTTGTTTGGGTCGGACAATCCGCATATTCGGATCGTCGAGCGCTTCCGCCCATTGCGCCACCCAACCGGAGGTGCGGGCGATCGCGAAAAGGACCGTGAACATATTGGTCGGAAAGCCCATCGCTTCATAGATGATTCCCGAGTAGAAATCGACGTTCGGGTAGAGCTTCCTCTTGATGAAATACTCGTCTTCGAGAGCGATCCGTTCCAACTCGAGGGCGATGTCGATGATCGGGTTTTTGCCGGTAGCCTCGAAGACCTGATAGGCGATCTGCTTGATGATCTTCGCTCGCGGGTCGTAGTTCTTGTAGACACGGTGTCCGAAACCTTCGAGTCGCAACTCACCGTCCTTGACCCTTTTGATCATCTCGGGCACACGATTGACCGAGCCGATCTCGCGCAACATGCGCACGGCAGCTTCGTTGGCACCGCCGTGCCGCGGTCCGGACAACGCGGCGGCGGCCGCGGCGACCACAGAGTAGGGATCGGCATGCGAACTGCCGACGGTGCGTGCGGCTGTCGCCGAGCAATTCTGCTCATGGTCGGCATGGAGAATGAAGAGCACGTCGAGAGCCCGCTCCAAAATTGGGTCCGGACGGTACTTCAGTTCGGTCATCTTGAAGAGCATGGAGAGGAAGTTGCCGGTGTAGGACAATTCGTTGTCGGGCGAAACGTAGGGGAGGCCCTTGGAATGTCGGAATGCCATCGCGGCGATGGTCGGAATTTTTGCGATCAGGCGACGCGTTTGCACGCGTCGGGACTCATCATCACCGATGTCCTTTGCTTCCGGATAAAACGTCGAGAGTGCGCCGACGGTGCCGATCAGAATCCCCATGGGGTGGGCATCGTAGCGGAAGCCCTCGATAAAGTTTTTCACGTTCTCGTGCACAATGGTGTGCATTTTGAGGTTGTGTTCCCACATCGAGAGATGAGTTGGGGACGGGAGTTCGCCCTTCACGATCAGATAGGCCGTTTCGAGATAGGTCGATTTTTCCGCTATTTGCTCGATCGGGTATCCGCGGTACCGCAAGATGCCCTTCTCGCCGTCGATATAACTTACGGCGCTGCGGCAGGCGGCCGTGTTGGCCAGCGCCGGGTCGAAACTGACCAGACCGGGACTGTCGTCGTCCAGGCGAATCTGGGACAGGTCGGAGGCCTGAATGGAGTTCTCGTCGATCGGGAGCTCAAACTGCTTGCCAGTTCGATTGTCTGTAACGGTAAGGGTATCGGGCATCCTAATTTACTCCATGCCTAGTTTCGCGCGGCCTTCCGGCGAGATCATATTCGGGTTCCAAACGGGAGCCCAGACGATTTCAACTTCTGCTTCTTCCACTCCGGGAATATTGAGGATTTTGTAACGCGCATCGGCCGCAATGGTGTCTCCCATCCCGCATCCGGGCGCGGTCAGGGTCATTTTGACATCGACCTTATGGCGTCCCTCATCGATCGGTTCGGCACTCAGGTCATAGACGAGCCCCAGATCCACGATGTTGACGGGAATTTCAGGATCGTAGCAGGTCCGCAGTTCAACCCAGATGCGCGACTCCAACTCTTCCCCGGCGAGAGGATCTTCGGTGGATGCCGGTGCTTCGGGAGCGGCTTCCCGTTTTTGCCCAACAGCGTCGGCATCTCTCTCGGATATGCGGACCAAGCCGCCATAATCCGGCACGCTGAGGGTGTAGGAGCTGCCCAGGGCCTGCGTGATTACCGCGCGGGTTCCCTTGGGGATCAGGACGGTGTGCCCGGCGGGCACAATCACGGCTTCACAATCTCGTGAAAGTTCGATCCAATCGGTTGATTCACTCATTTGGTCTGATTCCCGATGTTGGCGAGAGAAAAGTGCATTTTCGCTCGGCTTTTCGAGGGGCCACCTGGTCAAAACGACGAACAACCCGGGGGAAGCCCTCACCGGTAGCTTACCGAACGCGGCCCCTTGTTGCCACTTTTGGGGATTTCATCAGCCGATTTATAGAGTGCGACATAGTGCTTGCCGATCGAGTCGACGGGCCCATCGGAACATGTATTGCCCGGAGGGCATCTGGCCGATAGTCTCTCCGAGTTCCGTTGTTTTCGTTCACTTTTTCCATGGCTTCGATCTTCCAGATATCACCTGCCTCGGCTTTGGACTCGATGCGCCCCGAGCGCTGAGGGAATCCGTTCATGAACATGCTGCTCCAGTTCCTCGCCATCGTTGTTTTGATGGTGCTTACCAATCGCTTTGTGGGAGAACCTCTCAAGAACCGCCTGAGCGGTTTCTTCAAACTGCTCCTTACAGTCGGGATGGTCTACCACCTGCTGCTCTGGCCAGTGAGCGATGGAGCCGGGGAGAAGGTCCCCGCCTGGGATCTGATGGTCGATCTGCTCCGGAATATCGATCCCGTCGTCTTCTGGACTTTCGCCGGAATCGGCGCTGTCGTCCGTTTTCTCGGCGTGGTCGCCTCGATGTATCGTTGGCAATTGGTACTTCGGGGCCAGAGGATCGAACTCCCGTTTTGGCATATTCTGGGAGCTTTTCTTATCGGCCGTGCGATCGGCTTCTTTCTACCCAGCACGGCCGGGTTGGACGGCTACAAGCTCTATGATGCATCGAGGTTCAGCGGGCGCACCGTCGAGGTAACGGCGGGAACCGTGTTGGAGAAGGTTCTTGGAATTACGGGAATCTTCCTTACCTATCTTGTGGCTCTGCCCTTCGGAATGTCGATATTCGGGGAGAATGCTCTGACGGTGGCGATGATCACGGTGCCGTTGGCTTTGGGCATCATTGCCGGGCTGCTGACCCTTTTATGGTTCCCCGGGGTCATCCAGTGGGTCATCGAGACGGTTCCAATCCCCGCCAAGGCCCAGATCCAGGGCGTGATTCTGCGAACCTCGGCGGCGGCTGCCGCCTATCGTAACCAGAAGCCGCTGGTTCTCTTGATGTTGTTGATGAGTTTTCTCGTGCATTTCTGCACCGCGGCGATGTATTTCTTCATGGCGATTGCCGTTGGTGCCGGGGCGGAGGCCGTGTTCTGGCCCGTCGTGTTCGGCTCGGCGATCCAGATTTTCGCTACCGTCATCGGGCCCACGATCGGCGGGATCGGCATTCGAGAAGCGGCTCAGGTCCTGACGCTAGGCGCTTTGCTGGGCCCGATCGTCGCTGCCGTTTCCGCAACTCTCGGTTTTTGGGTAGGCGAGGTTCCAACTCTCTTCGGGTTTGTGTTCTGGATGGTGCGCGGCCCCGATTATACGCCGAGCTATTGTCGCGTGAACGGCGAACAAGTGGACTACGAGGAAACCGCGCGGATGGCGGTGGAACTCGAGAGCACCGGCGAGCGCGAGGCGCGTGAAGCCCTCGAGGCGGCAGGAGAATCGTCGAGCGCAGCCGTTCTCCCGCAGCCGAGACGGCTATTTCTGGCGGCCGGTTTGGGTATGGGTGCGGGCATTCTCGCCGGGATCCTGATTGGTTGTGTTGAGGCCGCGGTGATTGGCTCGGGCGGATTCGGTCCGGAATCTCAGGTGCTCTGGTATGGTCCGCTTGTCTACGCTCTGATCCTCGGTGGTTTGGGCACGGCGGGCGGCGCCGTCCTGAGCGTCCTTCCCATGCGCGAGGAGGAAGTGCGCGGGTGGGTTCCTACCCTCGGATTTGCGGCTACTTTGGTCCCGCTGGGGTTGGCCGTTCTGCTGTTCCGGGTTCGGCGGGATGTCTATCTCGAGCAAATGCCCCCGCTTCCGGTTTTATTGGCGATCCTGGGCGGGGCTGCTGTGCTGGCCATCGTGATTCTCGCTTTCGGTCGCCGTTTTTTCCGGTCGCCGCTGGGCGCAGTCGCACGGCCGGGGCCCGCGATTTTACTTCTCCTCACCGTGATGGGCGCCGGAGCGATTTTCGGGCCGAGCGAAACGACGGCCATTGTCGAGGTCCGCGACGAGATTCCGGAGCACCTGAAAGATCGCCCCAATGTCGTTCTGGTCATCGCCGATACTCTGCGGGCGGATCATCTCGGTTCCTACGGGGATACCCGTGGGCTGACACCCAACCTCGATGCCATGGCAGATGAGGGAACCGTTTGGCAGGCGTTTGGGCAGTCCTCCTGGACCAAGCCCTCGGTGGCGACGATTCTCACGTCTCTATATGCGGCCTCGCACGGGGCGATGAGCAAACCTGCGATTTTACCGGATGTGGTCACGATTGCGGATGCCCTTCAGAGTGAAGGCTATGCGACCTCCGGCTTTGTTTCGAATATCAACCTCGCACCTTCATTCAACTTCCAGCA encodes:
- a CDS encoding DUF4301 family protein, whose product is MIDRRPLKLSDADHALIEAHELSPDEIERQRALLAGRATYRDLDRPATLGDGIRQLSEAEKEACSAEFDRAAMSGRYLSFVPASGAASRMFKSFLAALSSGRPLSRSSLHASNYEEDHDLLTMFEQIDHLAIREALRQACKTEAPPLAEQLAQGDYTQLARILLEPTGLNLPAEPKGLLPFHLYASGARTAFEEHLREAAELLPDKSGLARCHFTVSPQHQQRFSETLDLRRAAVEASSQSRLDVSFSTQSMATDTIALDENGELFRQRDGSLLFRPGGHGSLIRNLDQLPADFVFIKNIDNIVPEDRRAQILAWRRILGGLLAQLERDTGLWIDRLKAAPEDADLRAQAAQFIRNDLGIQSDAREEVLLAEVRARPMRVCGVVANTGDPGGGPFWVRGDDHRLSLQIVETAEIDPDEVSQTRHLDAATHFNPTDMVCSLRKSDGEAFRLADFVDHNAVFVAQKSSEGRDLRALEHPGLWNGSMARWTTVFVEVPRETFQPVKSLLDLLGQGHAPLP
- the rfbB gene encoding dTDP-glucose 4,6-dehydratase; amino-acid sequence: METMLVTGGAGFIGANFVRLALQRTAARILVLDKFTYAGNPISLAGLDPERLEVVEGDIADPDKTRALVLAEKPRWILNFAAESHVDRSIESPDEFLKTNILGTFQLLEASRQLLTKLNDSEQAQFRFLHVSTDEVYGSLGPEGSFAETTPYAPNSPYAASKASADHLVRAWFHTYGVPTLLTNCSNNYGPFQFPEKLIPLMILNALEGIDLPVYGDGSNVRDWIYVEDHCDGILNVLHRGQPGEKYNLGGGGERTNLEVIDALCSLLEEQRPAAQNPSLQKRGLNDYRELRKFVTDRPGHDRRYAIDGSKAARELKWEPSVGVSEGFRSTVQWYLDNPEWCQQVQQDQYDRARLGLGSRS
- a CDS encoding S8 family serine peptidase, translating into MKLQKNPVVRGIWALAFCVILPVSAIAGDGLERALAKGEEVRVLVRMALPEAPSKARGMSRETGRRERIARAGRRVAERLGRRGSARVVRRFSDVPWMALAADASAVAALRASPDVTYVGLDRLERISLLESTPLIGATKLNQEGLRGKGWSIAIIDTGVDASHPFLGGRVVREACFSLEGSCPDGSTQMIGPGAAEPCDFAPDACAHGTHVAGAAAGSGRTGFGVAPESDLIAIQIFTEFTGEDCEDAGEDPCALSYLSDIALALEHVYSLRNEMPIAAVNLSLGGDLFSSVSECEAADPRTEIVGLLRDAGIAVVAAAGNEGSSDSLTTPACLGDVLSVSSSTDADDISSFSNTAPFLDFFAPGDRIVSAFPGGSYRSASGSSQATPHISGAYALLFEGLGRSELELATEALRVSGVPIVDSLSGNSFPRVQLDSAIELLERDRRATGLQITPDRKRTLLSKDLANERWAIVLNADDGTVSGNVFLDNGGEPAFVSCEGIGDDGAADPASRQLRFACEGAPKCAGACSTEDWAALGSVELPGAFFLPRDRYPLPSRTTRNGAAASDSSAGVREIKSRGRTLISKDAGGKRWAIAWNEDGTVTGNVYDPAGGPPQFVWCAPLGDDGNSSLADRVYRFRCEGADPCFADTCGPDTWTNIGEVALPGSFFQP
- the rfbD gene encoding dTDP-4-dehydrorhamnose reductase, which produces MKILVAGADGQLGRSLPEALRDHEVVACSRKTLDIANAENVAEMIGRHSPDIVVNAAAWNQVDRSETDIAAAYRTNAIGPRNLAVATAACQSILVHVSTDYVFDGETGRPYVETDTPRPRSVYGASKLAGEEAVRRINPRHHIVRTAWVFHEQGNNFPRTMIRLAANGPLRVVDDQIGSPTYAPHLAEGIARLMTQTAYGTWHMAGRGETSWFHFTRALLENLKIDVEVSPVATEAFPRPAHRPAYAPLSTSRNPPIELPSWQEGLATFCAKLEEVPQG
- the rfbC gene encoding dTDP-4-dehydrorhamnose 3,5-epimerase, which produces MKVATTKLAGVLLIDPKVHGDDRGFFVETYHADRYFEAGIEATFVQDNHSRSCRDTLRGLHAQLSHPQAKLVRAIEGSILDVVVDIRPDSSTFGEWLSVELSAENFRQIYVPIGFAHGFCVLSDTAQVEYKCSDIYDPSHELCLLWNDPAVGVIWPVGEPILSEKDRVGKPLADWEMDLQKAWIKQP
- the rfbA gene encoding glucose-1-phosphate thymidylyltransferase RfbA; this encodes MSTPIRGILLAGGAGTRLHPVTRATSKQLLPIYDKPMVYYPLSTLMLASIREILVITTPHEQDAFQRLLGDGSELGLKLEYAVQERPEGIAQAFLIGEKFLQGGRVALALGDNIFYGQGLTDMLQRASQREDGATVFGYWVSDPERYGVVEFDSSGSAVGLEEKPSHPQSSWAVTGLYFYDHRIVDLARNLAPSPRGELEITDINRKYLEDGSLQVERMGRGLAWLDTGTHEALLQAGNFIQAIEERQGLKVACLEEIAWRKGYISAEDVERLAQPLAKTSYGQYLIRMLAQEGPEG